The Acidianus manzaensis genome has a window encoding:
- a CDS encoding helix-turn-helix domain-containing protein, with protein MSIEISEKSVLLRRFLMVAYGLSEADVDAFMKIVNSSEGKDVDAISADLGISKSRASLILKKLADAGLIEKQKNSGSKGGRPKFMYYVDKKEVIDKMQKKAQEVCKDLSSIIQGL; from the coding sequence GTGAGTATCGAAATTAGTGAAAAAAGCGTATTATTGAGAAGATTCTTAATGGTTGCTTACGGTCTATCAGAAGCTGATGTTGATGCATTTATGAAAATAGTAAACAGCAGTGAAGGAAAAGATGTAGACGCAATATCTGCAGACTTAGGAATAAGTAAGAGTAGAGCAAGTTTAATTTTGAAAAAACTTGCTGATGCAGGATTAATAGAAAAACAGAAAAACAGCGGAAGCAAAGGAGGAAGACCAAAATTCATGTATTATGTAGATAAAAAAGAAGTAATAGACAAAATGCAAAAGAAAGCCCAAGAAGTATGTAAAGACTTATCAAGTATCATACAAGGACTCTAA
- a CDS encoding tryptophan--tRNA ligase, with protein sequence MSDSNFSVTPWEVKGKVDYDKLIVQFGTQKITPEIKERVKKLVGEDLHLMLRRDVFFSHRDFDKILNDYESGKGFFLYTGRAPSLGMHVGHLLPFIFTKWLQEKFKVNLYIEITDDEKFMRNIDLTLDQTRQYAYDNILDIIAVGFDPDRTFIFQDTEYIRNMYPLATKIAKKLTFSEVKATFGLDNSSNIGIIFYPALQIVPTMFEKKRCLIPAGIDQDPYWRLQRDIAESLGYYKAAQIHSKFVPPLTGPEGKMSSSIPESAIYLTDDPKTVERKIMKYAFSGGQPTIELHRKYGGNPDIDVSFQWLYMIFEDDDAKIKKIEEDYRSGKLLTGELKQILVEKLNNFLENHRQKREEAKDLVNMFKYDGKLAREMWNKIHE encoded by the coding sequence GTGTCTGACTCAAATTTCTCTGTAACTCCCTGGGAAGTAAAGGGAAAAGTAGATTATGATAAGCTTATTGTGCAGTTTGGAACACAAAAAATAACTCCTGAAATAAAAGAGAGGGTAAAGAAGCTAGTTGGTGAAGATTTACATTTAATGTTAAGGAGAGACGTATTTTTCTCACATAGAGATTTTGATAAGATTTTAAACGATTATGAAAGTGGGAAAGGATTTTTCCTTTATACTGGTAGAGCTCCATCTTTAGGAATGCATGTTGGACATCTATTGCCTTTCATTTTTACAAAATGGTTACAGGAAAAGTTCAAAGTCAATTTATATATTGAAATAACTGATGACGAGAAATTTATGAGAAACATTGATTTAACTCTAGACCAGACTAGGCAGTACGCTTACGATAATATCTTAGATATTATAGCAGTAGGTTTTGATCCAGATAGAACATTTATCTTTCAAGATACTGAGTATATAAGAAATATGTATCCTTTAGCTACTAAAATAGCTAAAAAATTGACTTTTTCTGAAGTTAAAGCAACTTTTGGTTTGGATAATTCTTCTAATATAGGTATAATATTCTATCCAGCTTTACAAATAGTTCCTACAATGTTTGAGAAAAAAAGATGTTTAATTCCTGCTGGGATAGATCAAGATCCATATTGGAGATTACAAAGGGATATAGCTGAAAGTTTGGGCTATTATAAAGCAGCTCAAATACATAGTAAATTTGTTCCTCCTCTAACTGGACCTGAGGGAAAAATGAGTTCGTCAATTCCAGAAAGCGCAATATATCTTACTGATGATCCTAAAACTGTAGAAAGAAAAATCATGAAATATGCATTTTCCGGTGGGCAACCTACGATAGAACTTCACAGAAAGTACGGAGGAAATCCGGATATTGACGTATCTTTTCAATGGCTATACATGATTTTTGAAGATGACGATGCAAAGATAAAGAAAATTGAAGAGGATTATAGGAGTGGTAAACTTTTGACTGGAGAATTAAAGCAAATTTTAGTAGAGAAGCTTAATAATTTCCTAGAGAATCATAGGCAAAAAAGAGAGGAGGCTAAGGATTTAGTTAATATGTTCAAGTATGATGGAAAGTTAGCTAGAGAGATGTGGAATAAGATTCATGAGTGA
- a CDS encoding tyrosine-type recombinase/integrase: MLTDVTKLDEEQRRRMLKKLVEKLGLTQTAKLLEIGRSTLYRYINTNQNIPLETVRKAADMLTLDELSDVIYGLKVVEVDATTALSVVIKAMKDEKFRNFFVSVLYQYLGEYLKNMSSTYIVTEEDVKRFEKSLQGKTKSTIDMRMRYLILALTRLGYELSPDGIRDLLAELSEESSNIARHAANSLKLFIKTVIREKNLQLAQFLYNSFKVPKSRYKYRPQPLSLETIRDIFDNISHLGARAFFLLLAESGLRVGEVYSLKLDQLDLENRVIKVMKETETKRAYVSFIHIETKKWLQEIYFPYREEFIRTYEPAVKQIGADVEVWKQKLFPFQLADLRASIKEGMRKVLSKEFRLYDLRSFFASYMIKNGVSPMIVNLLQGRAPPTQFQILQNHYFVMSEIELQRIFDEKGPKLLSLK, from the coding sequence ATGCTAACTGACGTAACTAAGTTAGATGAAGAACAAAGAAGGAGAATGTTAAAGAAATTAGTAGAGAAACTCGGTCTGACGCAAACAGCTAAGTTACTGGAAATAGGAAGGAGTACTTTATACAGATACATAAATACAAACCAGAATATTCCTTTAGAAACTGTAAGAAAAGCTGCAGACATGTTAACACTAGATGAACTTTCAGACGTGATCTACGGACTGAAAGTAGTTGAAGTCGACGCTACTACTGCATTATCAGTAGTTATCAAAGCCATGAAAGATGAGAAGTTCCGCAACTTTTTCGTCTCGGTTCTCTATCAGTATTTAGGAGAATATCTGAAGAATATGTCATCAACATACATAGTTACGGAAGAGGACGTAAAGAGATTCGAAAAATCACTCCAGGGTAAGACTAAAAGCACCATAGATATGAGGATGAGATATCTAATACTGGCACTCACAAGGTTAGGGTATGAGCTGAGCCCAGACGGGATCCGAGACCTATTGGCTGAGCTGAGCGAAGAAAGCAGCAATATAGCTAGACATGCTGCTAATTCTTTGAAATTATTCATAAAGACGGTAATAAGAGAGAAGAACTTACAGTTAGCCCAATTTCTTTATAACTCATTCAAAGTTCCAAAATCAAGGTATAAGTACAGACCACAACCCCTCTCTCTGGAGACTATAAGAGACATATTTGATAACATAAGTCATTTAGGGGCTAGGGCTTTCTTCTTATTGTTAGCAGAGTCTGGACTCAGGGTAGGAGAAGTTTATTCATTAAAATTAGATCAACTAGATCTAGAAAACCGCGTAATAAAAGTTATGAAAGAAACGGAAACTAAAAGAGCCTACGTTTCATTTATACATATTGAAACTAAAAAGTGGTTACAAGAAATCTATTTCCCGTATAGAGAAGAATTCATAAGGACTTACGAGCCTGCAGTTAAGCAAATAGGAGCAGATGTTGAAGTGTGGAAGCAGAAATTATTTCCTTTTCAATTAGCAGATTTGCGGGCTTCTATAAAAGAAGGAATGAGGAAAGTCTTGAGTAAGGAGTTCAGACTTTACGACTTAAGATCATTCTTCGCTTCTTATATGATAAAGAACGGAGTATCGCCCATGATAGTGAACTTATTACAGGGGAGAGCACCCCCTACTCAATTCCAAATACTCCAGAACCACTATTTCGTTATGAGTGAGATAGAGTTACAAAGAATTTTTGATGAAAAAGGACCTAAGCTACTTTCTCTAAAATAA
- the alaXM gene encoding alanyl-tRNA editing protein AlaXM — translation MTEELYLKDSYLKEFKAKITDITNSGIILDKTAFYPGGGGLENDTGKIVYNNKEYIVKNVKRGEDKSQIIHELESTEGLNVGDEIQGIIDWQRRYSMMRLHTASHIMAALAFSKYNALVTGGHISPDYAKDDFNLENKDQIYEIVKEANDIISKNIEVKVYFLSREEALMIPGIVKLAERSPPNIQTWRIVEIPGIDIQADGGPHVKNTSEIGKIEIIKIENKGKKQKRVYYKLSQ, via the coding sequence ATGACAGAAGAGCTTTATTTAAAAGATTCCTATTTGAAGGAATTTAAAGCAAAAATAACAGATATTACCAATTCAGGAATAATATTAGATAAAACTGCATTTTATCCAGGCGGAGGCGGATTAGAAAACGATACTGGTAAAATTGTATATAATAATAAGGAGTATATAGTAAAAAATGTAAAACGAGGAGAAGACAAATCGCAAATAATACACGAACTAGAATCAACAGAAGGATTAAATGTAGGTGACGAAATACAAGGAATTATTGATTGGCAAAGAAGATATAGCATGATGAGACTACATACAGCATCTCACATAATGGCTGCTTTAGCATTCTCTAAATACAATGCGCTAGTTACAGGAGGGCACATTTCACCAGACTACGCTAAAGACGATTTTAACTTAGAAAATAAAGATCAAATATACGAAATAGTTAAAGAAGCTAACGATATTATTTCTAAAAATATTGAAGTAAAAGTATATTTCCTATCTAGAGAAGAAGCACTAATGATACCTGGAATTGTTAAATTAGCCGAAAGAAGTCCTCCCAATATCCAGACATGGAGAATCGTAGAAATACCTGGAATAGATATACAAGCTGATGGAGGACCACACGTCAAAAATACTTCAGAAATTGGAAAGATAGAAATTATAAAAATAGAAAATAAAGGTAAAAAACAAAAAAGAGTATATTACAAATTATCCCAATAA
- a CDS encoding ribbon-helix-helix protein, CopG family encodes MRVITFKVNEELLQQLDLYCLNNRKERSEVIREAIRLYLNHRKGRVYRKAAKIEENLQNETFTREL; translated from the coding sequence ATGAGAGTAATCACATTCAAAGTTAACGAAGAATTACTACAGCAATTGGATCTTTACTGTTTAAATAATAGAAAAGAGCGTAGTGAAGTTATCAGAGAAGCAATAAGACTTTACTTAAACCATAGAAAGGGAAGAGTCTACAGAAAGGCTGCTAAAATAGAAGAGAATTTACAAAACGAAACGTTTACGAGGGAGTTATGA
- a CDS encoding helix-turn-helix domain-containing protein, whose protein sequence is MLYVNFKVDHENWTKNIDWTKNSLSILDIKDVNDYVRVLVEFKGDENEFKKMGWNLSKVSRYKYLGTIDIDDKVEKILSKYIIMNGSGSESGFYWTVVLTDYFELKRMLKEFVDSKINIKILKIVKLKSQDILTARQEQILKIALEAGYFDYPKKVKINELAEKLNISISNLSEILRRAEKNVITAFFRERGL, encoded by the coding sequence ATGCTATACGTTAATTTTAAAGTGGATCATGAAAATTGGACTAAAAACATAGATTGGACTAAAAATTCGCTTTCTATTCTAGATATTAAAGATGTTAACGATTATGTTAGAGTTTTAGTTGAATTTAAGGGTGATGAGAATGAGTTTAAGAAAATGGGATGGAATCTTTCTAAGGTATCTAGGTATAAATATTTGGGAACTATAGATATTGATGATAAAGTTGAAAAAATTTTGTCAAAGTATATTATAATGAATGGAAGTGGTAGTGAATCTGGTTTTTATTGGACTGTTGTGTTAACGGATTATTTTGAGTTAAAAAGAATGTTAAAGGAATTTGTGGATTCAAAAATTAATATTAAAATATTAAAAATTGTTAAATTGAAGTCGCAGGATATACTAACGGCTAGACAAGAGCAGATACTTAAGATTGCTTTGGAGGCTGGATATTTTGATTATCCTAAGAAGGTTAAGATTAATGAACTTGCTGAAAAATTGAATATTAGTATTTCTAATCTATCGGAAATTTTACGTAGAGCTGAAAAAAACGTAATAACAGCATTCTTTAGGGAGAGAGGACTTTGA
- a CDS encoding GtrA family protein yields the protein MFDPKLLKFLIVGGGGVIVNEGIFISLSRFIPIVFSLALAIEASVIFNFILNDLWTFADARKGSFLKRMIRFHASSYSGGIVHYTIVILLLVILLHFSSLSEIVLLLFFSYLKLQALYLAAINFVGIVFAFAVRFITAVKYVWG from the coding sequence GTGTTTGATCCAAAATTATTAAAGTTCTTGATAGTTGGTGGAGGAGGAGTTATAGTTAATGAGGGAATATTTATCTCTTTGTCTAGATTTATTCCTATTGTCTTCTCACTTGCGCTAGCTATTGAGGCTTCTGTTATATTCAATTTTATACTTAATGATTTATGGACTTTTGCTGATGCTAGAAAAGGAAGTTTCTTGAAACGAATGATTAGATTTCACGCTTCTTCTTATTCCGGAGGAATAGTTCACTATACTATTGTGATTTTACTTTTAGTAATACTACTTCACTTTTCTAGCTTGTCAGAAATTGTACTGTTGTTATTCTTCTCTTATTTAAAGTTGCAAGCTTTGTATTTAGCTGCTATTAACTTTGTTGGTATAGTATTTGCTTTTGCTGTAAGATTTATAACTGCAGTGAAATACGTGTGGGGATAA
- a CDS encoding pyridoxal phosphate-dependent aminotransferase — protein MKHGGVEWIKGKPSDIDDFSVNLNPLGVPDFVKELINDAIRNRIYELYPDNYKSLKENIAEIYNVDPDFIGVFNGATEVIRLLDPAVVEEPNFLEYPRKWIYFAREEDSRFLYSLQGDETIISNPNNPTGSKINISEIKEFLDNGKKLVVDESFADISDVESAIPLVKDYENLLVVSTFTKSFSVPGLRLGFSIGRKSEYLEKKAIPWRVNSIAYYVFANVDSKEVRLFFAKSKEYVRKLREDMIFKLPGKVYASSAPYVLVKFNMPIAEINTKLKVFKIRDCSNYIGLNNYYGRISVKRNFSSFVNLLNAILAGKDL, from the coding sequence TTGAAGCATGGAGGAGTAGAGTGGATAAAAGGTAAACCAAGCGATATAGATGATTTTAGCGTTAATCTTAATCCTCTAGGGGTTCCAGACTTTGTCAAGGAGCTTATTAATGATGCTATAAGAAATAGGATATATGAATTATATCCAGATAATTACAAAAGCTTAAAAGAAAATATAGCAGAAATATATAATGTTGATCCTGATTTTATCGGGGTTTTTAATGGTGCTACTGAGGTTATAAGATTATTAGATCCTGCTGTAGTTGAAGAACCTAATTTTCTAGAATATCCTAGAAAATGGATATACTTTGCTAGAGAAGAAGATAGTCGTTTTCTGTATTCTTTACAAGGAGATGAAACTATAATAAGTAATCCTAATAATCCTACTGGAAGTAAAATAAATATTTCTGAAATTAAGGAGTTCTTAGATAATGGTAAAAAATTAGTTGTTGATGAATCTTTTGCCGATATAAGTGATGTTGAATCTGCTATTCCATTAGTTAAGGATTACGAAAATCTCTTAGTTGTTTCTACTTTTACTAAGAGTTTTAGCGTTCCGGGACTAAGATTAGGATTCTCTATTGGTAGAAAAAGTGAGTATTTAGAAAAGAAAGCCATTCCTTGGAGGGTAAATAGTATAGCGTATTATGTTTTTGCTAACGTTGATTCAAAAGAGGTTAGATTATTCTTTGCTAAGAGTAAAGAGTATGTGAGAAAATTAAGGGAGGATATGATTTTTAAATTGCCTGGAAAAGTTTATGCATCTTCTGCGCCTTATGTTCTTGTTAAATTTAATATGCCAATAGCGGAAATAAATACAAAACTGAAAGTTTTCAAGATACGTGATTGCTCGAATTATATAGGATTAAATAATTATTATGGAAGAATATCTGTAAAGAGAAATTTTTCAAGTTTTGTTAATCTACTAAATGCTATTTTAGCAGGAAAAGATTTATAA
- a CDS encoding MarR family winged helix-turn-helix transcriptional regulator produces the protein MKRTELTEIQQRVLLFLLENNGSAFRDISDKTESNPNAIKKAIDELMELGLVYDKREDTFPRRRLIFLTDYGKEVAKKLKEIVDIISESSKHPQRPSVEV, from the coding sequence GTGAAACGTACAGAGTTAACCGAAATACAACAAAGGGTATTATTATTTCTGCTCGAAAATAATGGATCGGCCTTTAGGGATATATCAGATAAGACAGAGAGTAATCCTAACGCAATAAAAAAGGCTATAGACGAGTTAATGGAGTTAGGTTTGGTTTACGATAAGAGAGAAGACACATTCCCAAGAAGAAGGCTTATATTTTTGACTGACTATGGAAAGGAAGTTGCTAAGAAGCTGAAAGAAATAGTAGATATAATCAGTGAAAGTTCAAAGCACCCACAAAGGCCGTCCGTAGAAGTCTAA
- a CDS encoding DUF5678 domain-containing protein has product MPESLIVRDPKYLGKFIAVDREFNIIGYADSREELEKELNKKGYSIADYDIIYVPKSLKKDPESY; this is encoded by the coding sequence ATGCCTGAAAGTTTGATAGTGAGGGATCCTAAATATCTAGGTAAGTTTATTGCAGTGGATAGAGAATTCAATATTATAGGTTATGCTGATTCCAGGGAAGAGCTAGAAAAAGAGTTAAATAAAAAAGGTTATAGTATAGCCGATTACGATATAATATATGTCCCTAAATCCCTCAAAAAAGATCCTGAAAGCTATTAA
- the cdvB1/B2 gene encoding cell division protein CdvB1/B2, producing the protein MLGKDFQKYWDGNQSDKNLFNGIKGAFKSKEPLKYKIVHAHYQISAMVSRLDAYIGRLQERDRLLFERVVEAQMSKDPARAAMYANEVAEIRKISKQLLTTQIALEQVELRLETVSELGDVFVNLVPVVGVINELKSTLRGVMPELSIEIGELGEGLQEVVVEAGDFTGAYSYSAAPSGEARKILEEASAVAEQKMKEKFPDLPLSSAAINQKA; encoded by the coding sequence ATGCTTGGAAAAGACTTCCAAAAATATTGGGATGGAAATCAATCAGATAAGAATTTATTCAATGGAATAAAAGGCGCTTTCAAAAGTAAAGAACCATTAAAGTATAAGATCGTCCATGCTCACTATCAAATAAGCGCTATGGTAAGTAGATTAGATGCTTATATAGGCAGATTACAGGAGAGAGATAGATTATTATTTGAAAGGGTAGTAGAAGCTCAAATGAGTAAAGATCCTGCAAGAGCTGCTATGTATGCTAATGAAGTAGCTGAGATAAGAAAAATAAGTAAACAATTATTAACTACACAGATTGCATTAGAGCAAGTAGAATTAAGATTAGAGACTGTTAGTGAATTAGGAGATGTCTTTGTAAATTTGGTTCCAGTAGTTGGCGTAATAAATGAATTGAAATCTACTTTGAGAGGAGTAATGCCAGAATTGTCCATTGAGATAGGAGAATTAGGTGAGGGATTACAAGAAGTAGTAGTAGAGGCAGGAGACTTTACTGGTGCATATTCATACTCTGCAGCTCCTAGCGGAGAAGCCAGAAAGATCTTAGAAGAAGCATCTGCTGTGGCTGAACAGAAAATGAAAGAGAAATTCCCAGACTTACCTTTATCATCAGCTGCTATTAACCAAAAGGCATAA
- a CDS encoding conjugal transfer protein — translation MEITLPFRSKNMATLFKELHSGPKLAKQLANLIKTESKEIYPRLKRYIVKGWVKVRKVNNVNVYSLTEAARKILESKGSFEKVKEKAEEILGHRLDEDETEVLRVFYESKYIENSRDETIAEQVYYAVRKRNRKITLTRVEEILKEFTLRRIVFAFRLRSGQILKARLDKSLLQ, via the coding sequence ATGGAAATTACTCTACCCTTCAGATCCAAAAATATGGCAACATTATTCAAGGAATTACACTCTGGGCCTAAATTGGCAAAACAATTAGCAAACTTAATCAAAACTGAATCTAAGGAGATTTACCCCAGATTGAAGAGGTATATCGTGAAGGGTTGGGTGAAGGTCCGGAAAGTAAACAACGTGAACGTTTACTCACTCACCGAAGCTGCCAGGAAGATTCTCGAATCCAAGGGTAGTTTCGAAAAAGTGAAGGAGAAGGCCGAGGAAATTTTGGGCCATAGGTTAGATGAAGATGAGACGGAAGTTCTAAGAGTGTTTTACGAAAGCAAATACATAGAAAATTCAAGGGACGAAACCATAGCTGAGCAGGTATATTATGCTGTAAGGAAGAGGAATAGAAAAATAACGCTGACCAGGGTAGAAGAAATACTCAAGGAGTTCACGCTAAGGAGAATCGTATTCGCGTTCAGACTGAGAAGCGGGCAGATCCTTAAGGCCAGGTTAGATAAATCACTTCTTCAGTAA
- a CDS encoding LysE family translocator, which translates to MLVEIVGIFIGLSMAAPPGPVNAIIANEALISKLHGSAVGLGAMTADFIFFLITYFLRNIIPYFVVHWFYIFGGLLMIYLAYSITKSKPSNRSKKGNYLTGLLMGISNPYQITWWLTVGLFMVNEFNIAIIPSFFGGIIIWIVSFPLVINKIGNRYANYIKIFSIIVLVGFGIYMLIDGFRVLV; encoded by the coding sequence ATGTTAGTAGAGATTGTAGGTATTTTTATTGGATTATCGATGGCTGCTCCTCCTGGTCCAGTTAATGCGATAATAGCAAATGAGGCATTGATCTCTAAATTGCATGGAAGTGCTGTAGGATTAGGAGCAATGACTGCGGATTTCATATTTTTCTTGATAACTTACTTCTTGAGAAATATTATTCCTTACTTTGTTGTTCATTGGTTTTATATTTTTGGCGGATTACTAATGATATATCTAGCATATTCGATAACTAAATCTAAGCCTAGTAATAGATCAAAAAAGGGGAATTATTTAACTGGGTTGCTCATGGGTATTTCTAATCCATATCAAATAACTTGGTGGCTTACTGTAGGATTGTTTATGGTTAATGAATTTAATATTGCCATAATACCGTCTTTTTTTGGAGGTATAATTATTTGGATAGTGTCTTTTCCTCTAGTAATTAATAAAATTGGAAATAGATATGCTAATTATATAAAAATATTTTCCATTATAGTGCTAGTTGGATTTGGAATATATATGTTAATAGATGGTTTTAGAGTCCTTGTATGA
- the cbp1 gene encoding CRISPR DNA repeat-binding protein Cbp1, which translates to MQSDELKEEIKSLYEQGKTIRQIASEKGMSYSKVRRILLNSGIQFRGRLSTEIVNKVIELAKEGNSANKISKMLDINSNTILRILKKNNLASRKRKLTTEDIEKIKDMYLKGESIYRIAKDLKISTNLVVYHLKKMNIYKPKSY; encoded by the coding sequence ATGCAGAGTGACGAATTAAAAGAAGAAATAAAAAGCCTATATGAACAAGGAAAAACAATCAGACAAATAGCTAGTGAAAAAGGAATGAGTTATTCAAAAGTAAGAAGAATATTATTAAATTCAGGTATACAATTTAGAGGAAGATTATCTACAGAGATAGTAAATAAAGTTATAGAGCTAGCTAAAGAAGGAAATAGTGCAAATAAAATTAGTAAGATGCTAGATATAAATTCCAATACTATCTTAAGAATTTTAAAGAAAAACAACTTAGCTTCTAGAAAAAGAAAATTAACAACAGAAGATATAGAAAAAATCAAAGACATGTACTTAAAGGGCGAGTCAATCTATAGGATAGCTAAAGATCTAAAAATTTCAACAAACTTAGTTGTATATCATCTTAAAAAAATGAATATATATAAACCTAAATCTTATTGA
- a CDS encoding transcriptional regulator, with product MKIRDILVLPSAKILLVLLDGPKNDKEIVSTLKMSSTTYNENITWLLAHGFIQKIDSKYSLTDKAKQQLVNVFLPLVPYIERLKELAITTTT from the coding sequence ATGAAAATAAGAGACATACTGGTCCTTCCATCTGCAAAAATTTTACTAGTATTGTTAGATGGTCCAAAAAACGATAAGGAAATAGTCTCTACACTAAAGATGAGCTCAACAACATATAACGAGAATATAACATGGTTATTGGCACACGGATTTATACAAAAGATCGACAGTAAATATTCACTTACAGATAAGGCTAAACAACAGTTAGTTAACGTATTTCTGCCTCTTGTGCCATACATAGAGAGATTGAAAGAATTAGCTATTACTACAACAACTTAA
- a CDS encoding protein D-63 codes for MTEQTTELHELFTELDENIRELLSLVRMLKTEFRFSDVIDDETISSRLEKSIFLAQKIESNLYSLKREVRYDKNDIKRRLEDE; via the coding sequence ATGACTGAGCAAACAACAGAACTACACGAATTATTCACCGAACTCGATGAAAACATTAGAGAACTATTATCTTTAGTTAGAATGCTGAAAACAGAATTTAGATTTTCTGACGTAATAGACGATGAAACAATAAGCAGCAGATTAGAGAAGTCAATATTCTTAGCACAGAAAATAGAATCTAACTTGTATTCTCTAAAAAGAGAAGTAAGATATGACAAGAATGACATAAAAAGAAGGCTGGAGGACGAATGA